A region of Sulfitobacter faviae DNA encodes the following proteins:
- the mraY gene encoding phospho-N-acetylmuramoyl-pentapeptide-transferase: MLYWLTLLSDGGDFFNLFRYITFRAGGAFLTALVFGFIFGKPLIEVLRKRQGKGQPIRDDGPEGHFAKAGTPTMGGLLIVGALLTSTLLWARLDNPFVWLVLFVTMSFAAIGYADDHAKVSKQNTDGVPGKLRLLLGFLIAGIAGYWAAQYHPAELQYQMALPVFKDTLINLGVLFVPFAIIVIVGSANAVNLTDGLDGLAIMPVMIAAGALGVIAYAVGRVDFTDYLDVHYVPGTGEILIFTAGLFGGGLGFLWYNAPPAAVFMGDTGSLALGGALGAIAVATKHELVLAVVGGLFVVEALSVIVQVLYFKRTGKRVFLMAPIHHHYEKKGWAEPQIVIRFWIISLILALLGLATLKVR; the protein is encoded by the coding sequence ATGCTCTATTGGTTGACGCTGCTGTCGGATGGCGGCGATTTTTTTAACCTGTTTCGCTATATCACCTTCCGCGCGGGCGGGGCGTTTCTGACGGCATTGGTGTTCGGCTTTATCTTCGGCAAACCGCTGATCGAAGTGCTGCGCAAGCGGCAGGGCAAGGGCCAGCCGATCCGCGATGACGGCCCAGAGGGGCATTTCGCCAAGGCGGGCACGCCCACCATGGGCGGGCTGCTGATCGTGGGGGCTTTGCTGACCTCGACCCTGCTTTGGGCGCGGCTCGACAATCCTTTCGTCTGGCTGGTGCTTTTCGTCACCATGAGTTTCGCCGCCATCGGCTATGCCGACGACCACGCCAAGGTCAGCAAGCAAAACACCGATGGCGTGCCGGGCAAGCTGCGGCTTTTGCTAGGCTTTCTGATCGCGGGCATCGCGGGCTATTGGGCCGCGCAATACCATCCGGCAGAGTTGCAGTACCAAATGGCGCTGCCGGTGTTCAAAGACACGCTGATCAACCTCGGGGTGCTCTTCGTGCCCTTCGCCATCATCGTGATCGTCGGCTCGGCCAATGCGGTAAACCTGACCGACGGGCTTGATGGTCTGGCCATCATGCCGGTGATGATCGCCGCCGGAGCGCTTGGCGTCATCGCCTATGCCGTGGGCCGCGTCGACTTCACCGATTATCTTGACGTGCATTATGTTCCGGGCACGGGCGAAATCCTGATCTTTACCGCCGGTCTCTTCGGTGGCGGCCTCGGGTTCCTGTGGTACAACGCGCCGCCCGCCGCCGTCTTCATGGGCGACACCGGCTCGCTGGCGCTTGGCGGGGCCTTGGGCGCCATCGCCGTGGCCACCAAGCACGAATTGGTGCTGGCGGTCGTCGGCGGGCTCTTCGTGGTCGAGGCGCTCTCGGTCATCGTGCAGGTGCTCTACTTCAAGCGCACCGGCAAGCGGGTCTTCCTGATGGCACCGATCCACCACCACTACGAGAAAAAGGGCTGGGCCGAGCCGCAGATCGTGATCCGTTTCTGGATCATCTCACTGATCCTCGCCCTGCTGGGTCTGGCGACGCTGAAGGTGCGCTAA